In Neisseria brasiliensis, the following proteins share a genomic window:
- a CDS encoding YebC/PmpR family DNA-binding transcriptional regulator, with protein sequence MAGHSKWANIQHKKARVDAQRGKIFTKLIKEITVAAKLGGGDPAANPRLRLAMDKAWDANMPKDNVQRAIDKGTGNLEGVEYIELRYEGYGIGGAALMVDCMTDNKTRTVADVRHAFTKNGGNLGTDGCVAFNFEHQGYLVFADADEDALMEAALEAGAEDVIVDEEGMIEVITAPNDWAGVKAALEEAGFTPVDGDVTMRAQNETVLTGEDAVKMQKLLDALESLDDVQNVYTSAVLDLE encoded by the coding sequence ATGGCAGGCCATAGTAAGTGGGCGAATATCCAGCACAAAAAAGCGCGTGTTGATGCGCAGCGCGGCAAAATTTTTACCAAATTGATTAAAGAAATCACCGTTGCGGCCAAATTGGGCGGCGGTGATCCGGCAGCCAATCCGCGCTTGCGTTTGGCCATGGACAAAGCATGGGATGCCAACATGCCGAAAGACAATGTGCAACGCGCGATTGACAAAGGTACCGGCAATTTGGAAGGCGTGGAATACATCGAATTGCGCTACGAAGGCTACGGCATCGGCGGCGCGGCTTTGATGGTTGACTGCATGACCGATAACAAAACCCGCACCGTGGCCGATGTGCGCCATGCGTTCACCAAAAACGGCGGCAATCTGGGCACCGACGGCTGCGTGGCGTTTAACTTTGAGCACCAAGGCTATTTGGTTTTTGCCGATGCCGACGAAGATGCTTTGATGGAAGCCGCTTTGGAAGCGGGTGCGGAAGACGTGATTGTCGATGAAGAAGGCATGATTGAAGTCATTACCGCGCCAAACGACTGGGCGGGCGTGAAAGCCGCATTGGAAGAAGCCGGCTTCACGCCAGTAGATGGTGACGTCACTATGCGTGCGCAAAATGAAACTGTGTTGACCGGCGAAGATGCTGTGAAAATGCAAAAGCTGCTCGACGCGCTGGAAAGCTTGGACGACGTGCAAAACGTTTACACTTCAGCCGTATTGGATTTGGAATAA
- a CDS encoding disulfide bond formation protein B: MNLFRSTLWGIVALSAAAACGSFILQYIVGMNPCVLCIVQRLMVLAVGLVALLTTFNRQLSTTARTVSAFLVSIPALYGMGVAIYQIWIQSLPAGTAPACGAPWTFRLRDWPLFDWYEPIIRGFGNCAEPDYVFGVALPVWSVLYFGFVVVLVWGMWFKTRQTRV; encoded by the coding sequence ATGAACTTATTCCGCTCAACCTTATGGGGTATTGTCGCCCTTTCCGCCGCCGCTGCGTGTGGTTCGTTTATTTTACAATACATCGTCGGCATGAATCCTTGCGTGCTGTGTATTGTGCAGCGTTTGATGGTGTTGGCCGTCGGCCTGGTTGCTTTGCTTACCACGTTCAACCGCCAGCTATCCACCACCGCCCGCACTGTCAGCGCATTTTTAGTCAGCATTCCGGCACTTTACGGCATGGGCGTGGCCATTTACCAAATCTGGATTCAAAGCCTACCCGCCGGCACCGCCCCTGCCTGCGGCGCACCATGGACTTTCCGCCTGCGTGATTGGCCGCTGTTTGACTGGTATGAGCCAATTATTCGCGGTTTTGGCAATTGTGCCGAACCGGATTACGTTTTCGGCGTTGCCTTACCAGTGTGGAGCGTTTTGTATTTTGGCTTTGTGGTCGTGTTGGTATGGGGCATGTGGTTTAAAACCCGTCAAACACGTGTTTGA